A window of Roseburia hominis A2-183 genomic DNA:
AATGATGAGCGGTGTACGCGCCTCATCGATCAATACCGAGTCGACCTCGTCGATGATGGCAAAATGCAGTCCGCGCTGCACCAGCTGCTCCTTATAGATTACCATGTTGTCACGCAGATAATCAAAACCAAGCTCATTGTTTGTCACGTAGGTAATGTCACAGTTATAGGCATCCCGGCGCTCATCGTTCGTCATCTCGTTCAAAACCACGCCGACTTTCAGTCCCAGGAATTCATGGACCTGTCCCATCCACTCAGAGTCACGCTTTGCCAGATAGTCATTGACTGTGACGATGCACACGCCCTTGCCCTCAAGCGCATTTAAGTATGCCGGCAGTGTCGATACCAGAGTCTTACCTTCACCGGTCTTCATCTCTGCGATACGTCCCTGGTGGAGAATGATACCACCGATAATCTGCACGCGGTAATGCTCCATGCCGAGCACACGCTTCGCCGCCTCGCGCACCGTCGCATATGCCTCCGGAAGAAGATCATCCAGCGTCTCGCCGTTCTCCAGTCTCTCCTTATATTCCTTCGTCTTGTTCTTTAATTCTTCATCGGAAAGTGCTCCCATCGCCTCGCGGTAAGATTCCACCTTGTCGACAAGCGGGTAAATCCGCTTTAACTCACGCTCGCTGTGGGTTCCGAAGATCTTCGTTATTGCACTCATAAAAAGCTCCTACTCCTGTTTTTACACAAAACTGTGTCAAAATCCATTCTCCTGCGGGACACCTGCAAAAGGGTATGACCCCGCACAATATTGTTATTGTAACACTTTTCCAGCACCACCACAATAAAAACAGGCGTAAAAGAATTGTAAATTTTTTATTAACTGCCGCTTTACTGCAAATTTTTCTTGCACACTTCCGGTTCCATGTTATACTCAAAAGTGATCTGAACGATCTATTTTTTCAATAAAGGAGGATTTCAAAATGACATACACATATAAGACCAAGGGCACCTGCTCCACACAGATTGATCTTGAATTAGAGGGCAACATCGTGCATAACGTAAAGTTCACCGGCGGCTGCAACGGCAATCTTCAAGCGATTCCGAAGCTCGTCGAGGGTCTTACCGTCGAGCAGGTTGAGGAGAAAATCGGCGGCATCTCCTGCAACGGACGCCCGACTTCCTGCGGCGATCAGCTGGCTAAGGCCTGTCGCGAAGCCTACGAGGCATCCAAGCAGGCGTAAGGAAACACCTGTAAACGCAAAACGCGCCTGTCCCGGGACAGGCGTATTGATTTTTGTGGACTAAGTTGCAGGAGTAGAAACCGAGCGCTCAATGTTCCGGCTGTAACGGAGGCGGCATTTCTAATCGCAAAATCCGCCCCTGCCAGAAGCGGCCGGAACATAAGATGCTCTGATTTTTTGCATAATAAAACGTCCCCGGCATTTTCCGTCTCTGTCTCCGCCCGGCTCCGTCAGATCTGCGTTACGTCGGGGTCTGCAGAATCGGCTGGATCTGTTTGCCGGCGAGCGCCGCCTCGATTGTGTCCGGCAGGAGCTCCATTTTTGCAATCATGGAGTTCGGCTTGCTCTTGCAGTTGTCCTGCCCGAACGGAACGAAATAAATATTTTTCATATTCATCAGCATTCCGATATTCTTAAAGCTGGCGCCGAGCGCATCGTTCGTCGAGATGGCAATCACAAGCGGCTTACCGTTGCGCATATGCGCTTTGGTCGCCATCAGCACCGGCGTATCCGTGATTCCGTTGCAGAGTTTTGCCGCCGTATTTCCGGTGCAGGGCGCAATGACCATGATGTCCAGAAAATTATTCGGTCCGATCGGCTCCGCCGCACAGATGGTACGGATGCCCTCATTTCCGGTAATCTCGCAGATTCCGTCCACATAATCTTTCGCACTTCCGAACCGCGTGTCACACGTCTGCGCATTAAATGAAAAAACCGGCACCACATTGGCGCCCATATCGCACAGCCGCTGTATTTCTTTTCTTGCTTTCGCAAACGTACAAAACGAACCGGTAATTCCAAGCCCGATATTATAATTGGAAAAATCCATCACATTTCATGCTCCTTTCGCACGAATCTCTCCACCGCCCGGTCCAGAATATAGGCGCTCTCCTTCGGCGCATATTTTCCCGGAAGTCCAAGTGCCAGATCCGCACGGATGCCGCACTCTCTGGCGCAGGCAAAATCCGTACCGCCCGGTTTGGACGCGATGTCTAAAATATATGCATCCCGCGGCAGTTCGCGGATGATCGCACCTGTAACCACAGGCGCAGGAACCGTGTTGACCAGCATTGCCGCCCCCATCGCTTCCTCCGGTCCAAACGCAAAATCCGCGGCATAAAATCCATCCTTCTTGGCAAGTTTGCGCACTTCCCGTCTTCTTGCCAGCACCGTCACGCGCGCGCCGAGCGCTTTCAGCCTCGCAGCCACCGCTCTGCCGCAGCAGCCGTAACCGGTGACGATAATTTTTGCCTCCTCAATGTTATAAGGGCTGTGGTTCACAAGCTCCGCGATCACGCCCTCCGCCGTCGCCACTGCATTTTCTTCCGTCACAATCTCATCTTTCATAAAATCCAGATAGTGAATGTCCCGGCGCTCCAAAAGCTCCTGCTGTTCTGTGGAGAAGCAGCCTCCAAGCACCAGCGTATCGTTCGTCAGGTTTTTATTCAATATATCGTTCAGCATTTTCTGTTCCGGTATCTTTGTCACCGGAATCGGGAGGATCAGCATATCCGCCTCCGCCAGAAAACTTTTCAACTTCTCGATTTGTTCTTTTACCGTCCCGCTGTTTCTGATATCCAGGCAGCGTACGTTGAGTCCTCTTTTGGTCATAATCTCCGCCAGATAAACCTGGCGCATGTCACTGATGAGAAGTATGGTCTGTCTATTCATAGAATTACGCTCCCTTCTCTTTATTATATGAAGCGCACGCTCTTCTGCCACAGCGAAGCATTTACATGTATTTTACGAAAAATATATATTATATCTATTGCATCTATATTTTCAGAATATTTTTTCGTTTATTCTTTGTTTATTGTTTTTAAATATTTTTTATTATAATTTTCTCATTTTATGCTTGACTTTTTCTCATATATCAGATAGAATAAAGACAACAAAAAGAAAGGAAAACGAAATCGAAGGAAAGGAAGGTACAAGCCACCAGAAACGTAACGATTTACCCAAAACGATATTAAGGAAAGAGAGGTACAGACCACCGAAAACGTAATTGCATTCGTTTTTTTCTAACTCCCGAAAAACACACGTGACAATCCAAATCATGGAAAGAGGAATCAGTATCAGATGAGTTAATCAGATATGATGCGATATCCACCGTCATAAGAAGAGTGATACAAGGTACGAAGGAAGCGAAGAAGTCCGAAAGAAAAAGAAAAGAGAGGTACAGTCCCATGGACGAGATAGTTTAGAAGGCGACATCGATTCAAATGAATAGGATGTCGCCTTCGTCGTTTTATTTTTTCTATTTTATCTGTTTTTCCTGCTCGCTCTCCGTCACGGACGTCTCCGTCTGCTGCCAGGGATTTTCCTCATCCGGATCAGTCGGATCCCAGTGGCAGTCCGGATCTGATTTATCCAGTTTTTGTGCCTCCGGTTTCCCGAGCGGCCCCGGGTCTTCCCCGTCGTATATTTCAACCGTAGTGCCTTCCGGGCAGTTCTCCGCAATCCATTTTGCATCCTCCACCGTCAGTCTTACGCAGCCCATCGACGCCTGCTGTCCCAGCTTGTTATACTTGTCCGTACAGAGTGTATCCTTTGCGCGCTTGTAATAGGGCACAGAATGGAACAGGATTCCCCCGTGAATCCGCGTCGCGTACTGCCCATACACACCGCCATAGAGTTCCCGCCACAGATACTTGGTGGAAATCTGGTAAGTTCCGCGCGGCGTTGCGTTGTAAAGTCCGGTCGAGCATACCATTGCCTTATAGGGTACCGTATACTCCCCCTCCTCATCCTGGGTGTAGATCGTGACGCAGTTCTGCTTGCGATTGATGCGGATATAATACGAAAATTCCGGTGTCTGCGTCTCCTTAACATCCGCTTCCGCTTTTCCGGTTCCGCTTACATCCGGCGTCTCAGTCTCTTCCTGCCGCACCGCTTCTGTCCCTTCCACCTGCAAGTCTTCCCCGTTCCCTGCATTTTCACCGGTCTGCGCCGTCCCGCCGCTTCCGTTTTCCCCCACATTCGTTTTGGCATTCTCACCACTTCCTGTGAGCGGTGTCTCTCCATCGTCTGCGAGCAGAATGTTTTCCGTGCTGCCGTCCATCACCAGTTCTTCCCGCTGGTACTCCCTGGTCCACAGTCCGTTGTCGCCGCTTAGCACCGCCAGTGCAGGCACATTCCACTCCATCTTGAGCGCAACAAATTCAAACAATGTCAGTACGCACAAAAAGACAGTGACTGCAGCCGCAATCATGCGGGCAGCCCTGCCTTCCATCATACGCTGTAATTCATTTTGCTCGTGCTTGTTGTTCTTCATATCTTAATCTTAAAGCTGGGTCTCCACGAAAATGTCATAGATCGCACGGATTGCCGGTTCAAAATCCGCATTGCTCACACCGATAATAATGTTAAGCTCAGAAGATCCCTGATCGATCATCTTGACGTTGATGTTTGCATGTGCCAGTGCCGAGAAGATACGGCCTGCCGTTCCTCTGGTCGACTTCATGCCGCGTCCCACAACCGCGATCAGCGCCAGATCACCCTCCAGCTCGATACTGTCCGGCTTTGCCAGACGGTGAATTGCTGAGATCACTGCCTGCTCCTTGCCCTCGAATTCCGGCTGGTGAACGAAGATTGTCATCGTGTCGATGCCAGACGGCATATGCTCGAATGAGATATTATTCTCCTCAAACGCGGACAATACTTTTCTCCCGAATCCAACCTCGGAATTCATCATATCCTTATCAATATTGACGGAAACAAAACCTTTTTTGCCGGCAATACCGGTAATGGTGTATTTTGACTGATGGCAGGTGCTCTCCACGATCCAGGTTCCCTCGTCATCCGGCGCGTTGGTATTGCGGATGTTGATCGGAATTCCTGCTTTTCTCACCGGGAACACTGCGTCCTCATGAAGCACGCTGGCGCCCATATAGGAAAGCTCGCGCAGCTCACGGTATGTGATCGTCTTGATCGGCTGCGGATCCTTAATGATGCGCGGATCTGCAATGAGAAAGCCCGACACATCCGTCCAGTTCTCATAGCAGGTGGCATGTACCGCACGCGCCACGATGGATCCCGTGATGTCGGAACCGCCTCTGGAAAAGGTCTTGATCGTTCCGTCCGGCAGTGCCCCGTAGAATCCCGGAATTACCGCACGCTCGCATTTCTCCAGACGCTCTGCCAGCACCTTGTTGGTCTTCTCCGCGTCAAAAGTTCCGTCCTCCTCGAAGGAAATCACCTCTGCCGCATCCACAAACTCGTAGCCAAGGTAATTCGCCATAATAATACCGTTCAGATATTCGCCGCGGGACGCCGCATAGTCAACCCCCGCTTTATTTTTAAAGTTCTCACTGATCTTTTTGAATTCTTCCTCCAGTGACAGCTTCAGATTCAGTCCATTGATAATTGTGTCATAGCGGTCCTTGATCTTCATCAGCGGCACGCGGAAATCCTCCTCCGCCTCCACCAGCGCATAACAGGCATATAACATATCTGTGACCTTGGTGTCCTTGGCATTGCGTTTTCCCGGGGCACTCGGCACTACATAACGTCTTTCCTTATCCGCCTGAATGATCTTCCCCACTTTTGCAAACTGTTCCGCACTTGCCAGAGAGCTGCCGCCAAACTTCACAACTTTAATCATTTTTCTGCTCCTCCAATTACCAGCTATCGTCAGGGACGCTTCCGTCCTCGCTTTAACGATTTAATATAACGATATATATATTATCATAAATGGCGGTTCCGTCAAATGATTTTTTTGAAAAATCGCGTTTTTCCTACAAAATGGCAACCGGTCCGGCAAGCTTCTCACGTACCACATACATGGTCATGTCCGGGCGCGTCGCCACCTTCCATTTCACAAGCGTCATCTGCATCTGTTCCAGTTCGATGGCAGTGATGCACCCGGGATGCACACAGCTTCCCGCATTCAGATACAGCTCCCCGTTTTCCGGCAGTCTCGGTCTGTGTGAATGGCCGGCAATCAGATAACGGTCGTGAAGTCTGGTCCAGCCCGCCAGGCACTGTTCATACCGGACCGCCTTTTTATAATTGCGCGCCGCACTCGTGGGATCATTCACGCCGGAGCGCTCCAACGGTTTCCACACGTAGCGCACCAGAGCTCTGGAGAGCCTCCAGCACACAGAATTAAAAAAATCCGCCTGATGCCCGTGAATCATGCAGACATCCCTTCCGCCCTCGCAATTATCTAATATAATCGCCTCCGGCAGGATTTTTCTCAGCTCCATATTGTGGTTTCCATAGATGCGGCACAGCGCATTCCGGCTTTGCAGACAAGCAAACATCTCATACACGGTCTCGTGATAGTGCACAATCCGGTCCATGCAGCGGTTTTCCCAGAGTTCCTCCCCGTCCCCCAGTTCCAGATAGAAGAATCCTCTCTTTATATAATGTTCCATCGCCGCCTCGTACAGGTACGCGTTTTTCAGGAAATTGTCATTTGTTGTCCCTTCCCCTCTGTGGCAGTCACTGATCACCACATAGCGGCTGCCCGTGCCAAGCGGAAGGTGCAGGGCATGTTCCAATGCCCTGTCAATCCTTCGATAACATCCCATGTTTTCACCTGCCCCGACATGATCTGTGCGGTTTCCTGGTCCTGCAGCGCGGTTTGCATCGCCCGCCCGAAAGCACCAGAATCTTCCGAAACCATCCCGGAAGCAGATAATATAGAAATACCATTCTGTCCGCCGTCCGTTTCCACGGGTATGTCACGATCCTAAATCCTCTGCACAGCAGCCTGTTCCAGAGAAGCACCACGCTTCTGCAGATTCCCGGAATCAATCCGTGTTCCTCCGAAAAATTCATCCGCACACTGACTTCTCTTCCGCAGATGCGAAAAAGGCTGCGCGGTTTTCCGGTTTTGTGGAGACCTTCCCAGAACGCCAGCGCCATCTCCTGCTCTGGGAAAATCAGCGTCGTGGCAAGTCTGAGGCGCGACGGTTTTGTATACACGCCCATCCGAAAGCCGGTGAGCCACCAGTGTCTGGCACAGATTTCATAAAACGTTTCCTCTGCCGTATCCAGACAGCTGCAGATTCTCGGGAGTTCTGCATCCGATACCGCTTCAAAATGCGCCGTGTGATAGGCGTGCGGCGGAATCACGCCCTTCGCATGGTAAATTCCGACCTCTCCGCCGGTGTTGATCCCGTACTGTCCCTTCCAGAATTCCACCAGCCAGGTTCTTCCCTCATAATTAAAGTACACGGGAAATGCGTCAATCACCATCCCGGCACCCACCGTCATGGTATCATATTTCGCCTCATATCCCTTGTCACGCTGCCAGGCATCCAGCCTTGAGGTAAAAATATCTTCCGACGGCAGATAAGCAAATCCAA
This region includes:
- a CDS encoding metallophosphoesterase family protein, which codes for MGCYRRIDRALEHALHLPLGTGSRYVVISDCHRGEGTTNDNFLKNAYLYEAAMEHYIKRGFFYLELGDGEELWENRCMDRIVHYHETVYEMFACLQSRNALCRIYGNHNMELRKILPEAIILDNCEGGRDVCMIHGHQADFFNSVCWRLSRALVRYVWKPLERSGVNDPTSAARNYKKAVRYEQCLAGWTRLHDRYLIAGHSHRPRLPENGELYLNAGSCVHPGCITAIELEQMQMTLVKWKVATRPDMTMYVVREKLAGPVAIL
- a CDS encoding aspartate kinase — encoded protein: MIKVVKFGGSSLASAEQFAKVGKIIQADKERRYVVPSAPGKRNAKDTKVTDMLYACYALVEAEEDFRVPLMKIKDRYDTIINGLNLKLSLEEEFKKISENFKNKAGVDYAASRGEYLNGIIMANYLGYEFVDAAEVISFEEDGTFDAEKTNKVLAERLEKCERAVIPGFYGALPDGTIKTFSRGGSDITGSIVARAVHATCYENWTDVSGFLIADPRIIKDPQPIKTITYRELRELSYMGASVLHEDAVFPVRKAGIPINIRNTNAPDDEGTWIVESTCHQSKYTITGIAGKKGFVSVNIDKDMMNSEVGFGRKVLSAFEENNISFEHMPSGIDTMTIFVHQPEFEGKEQAVISAIHRLAKPDSIELEGDLALIAVVGRGMKSTRGTAGRIFSALAHANINVKMIDQGSSELNIIIGVSNADFEPAIRAIYDIFVETQL
- a CDS encoding dipicolinate synthase subunit B, with product MDFSNYNIGLGITGSFCTFAKARKEIQRLCDMGANVVPVFSFNAQTCDTRFGSAKDYVDGICEITGNEGIRTICAAEPIGPNNFLDIMVIAPCTGNTAAKLCNGITDTPVLMATKAHMRNGKPLVIAISTNDALGASFKNIGMLMNMKNIYFVPFGQDNCKSKPNSMIAKMELLPDTIEAALAGKQIQPILQTPT
- a CDS encoding DUF4474 domain-containing protein; this translates as MCIAFLVLFAALLILAVVHRVRAKKKVLALTPGERVRLLNELAEPFGFAYLPSEDIFTSRLDAWQRDKGYEAKYDTMTVGAGMVIDAFPVYFNYEGRTWLVEFWKGQYGINTGGEVGIYHAKGVIPPHAYHTAHFEAVSDAELPRICSCLDTAEETFYEICARHWWLTGFRMGVYTKPSRLRLATTLIFPEQEMALAFWEGLHKTGKPRSLFRICGREVSVRMNFSEEHGLIPGICRSVVLLWNRLLCRGFRIVTYPWKRTADRMVFLYYLLPGWFRKILVLSGGRCKPRCRTRKPHRSCRGR
- a CDS encoding dipicolinate synthase subunit DpsA, which produces MNRQTILLISDMRQVYLAEIMTKRGLNVRCLDIRNSGTVKEQIEKLKSFLAEADMLILPIPVTKIPEQKMLNDILNKNLTNDTLVLGGCFSTEQQELLERRDIHYLDFMKDEIVTEENAVATAEGVIAELVNHSPYNIEEAKIIVTGYGCCGRAVAARLKALGARVTVLARRREVRKLAKKDGFYAADFAFGPEEAMGAAMLVNTVPAPVVTGAIIRELPRDAYILDIASKPGGTDFACARECGIRADLALGLPGKYAPKESAYILDRAVERFVRKEHEM
- a CDS encoding TIGR03905 family TSCPD domain-containing protein, whose amino-acid sequence is MTYTYKTKGTCSTQIDLELEGNIVHNVKFTGGCNGNLQAIPKLVEGLTVEQVEEKIGGISCNGRPTSCGDQLAKACREAYEASKQA
- a CDS encoding L,D-transpeptidase encodes the protein MKNNKHEQNELQRMMEGRAARMIAAAVTVFLCVLTLFEFVALKMEWNVPALAVLSGDNGLWTREYQREELVMDGSTENILLADDGETPLTGSGENAKTNVGENGSGGTAQTGENAGNGEDLQVEGTEAVRQEETETPDVSGTGKAEADVKETQTPEFSYYIRINRKQNCVTIYTQDEEGEYTVPYKAMVCSTGLYNATPRGTYQISTKYLWRELYGGVYGQYATRIHGGILFHSVPYYKRAKDTLCTDKYNKLGQQASMGCVRLTVEDAKWIAENCPEGTTVEIYDGEDPGPLGKPEAQKLDKSDPDCHWDPTDPDEENPWQQTETSVTESEQEKQIK